The Desulfovibrio sp. UIB00 genome has a window encoding:
- a CDS encoding NAD(P)/FAD-dependent oxidoreductase, producing MNTFDVVIIGGGPGGAKAAGILARGGKSVALIESTHMGGVCLNCGCIPTKLLLGATAPKGLLRGLERQRVAKGSIEVDYDALQKRIQRFVKASSQTLSKGLEQLGVTLIEGRAACASPSEVVVTAADGTVQNLRAEHIILAGGSRSAAFPGMTPDHDAVLDSTDMLCVPAVPESLIVVGAGAIGLEMADFFNAMGSKVTIVEAAPHLAPTEDADLGQEMAKLLGKTGITCITGVKAASLTTREGAAVLVLEDGRELTAAKALVAVGRTPNTDDLGAEKAGCTLKSRGFIAVDEHLMAAPNVYAIGDINGQTLLAHAAEHQGAYVAQRIVGAQSGPYASGPVPSCVYGSLEIMRVGLTARQALAQSGPVAVSRAQLMGNAIAQAGGDASGFIKIVWQNGCIVGIAALGHGVSHLVTAAQLLLIGQYHGSALDAFMFAHPTLDEALHAALEATPEPFAG from the coding sequence ATGAATACGTTTGATGTTGTCATTATCGGCGGCGGGCCTGGCGGAGCCAAGGCGGCAGGCATACTTGCCCGTGGCGGAAAATCTGTTGCGCTGATTGAAAGCACCCATATGGGCGGCGTATGCCTTAACTGCGGCTGCATCCCTACCAAGCTGCTGCTGGGCGCAACCGCTCCCAAGGGATTGCTGCGTGGTCTTGAGCGCCAACGCGTTGCCAAGGGCAGCATTGAGGTGGACTACGATGCTCTGCAAAAACGCATTCAGCGTTTTGTCAAAGCCTCGTCCCAGACCCTGAGCAAGGGCCTGGAGCAGCTTGGCGTAACGCTTATTGAAGGCCGCGCCGCTTGCGCCAGCCCCTCGGAAGTTGTGGTGACAGCCGCAGACGGCACCGTGCAGAATCTGCGGGCAGAGCACATCATCCTTGCTGGCGGTTCCCGCTCCGCCGCATTCCCCGGCATGACGCCCGACCATGATGCCGTTCTGGACAGCACAGACATGCTGTGCGTGCCTGCTGTGCCGGAAAGCCTGATTGTTGTGGGCGCGGGGGCCATCGGCCTTGAAATGGCCGACTTTTTCAACGCCATGGGCAGCAAGGTCACTATAGTGGAAGCCGCACCCCACCTTGCGCCCACTGAAGATGCCGATCTTGGTCAGGAAATGGCAAAGCTTCTTGGCAAAACCGGCATAACCTGCATCACGGGCGTTAAGGCTGCATCGCTCACAACGCGTGAGGGCGCTGCTGTGCTTGTGCTTGAGGACGGCAGAGAACTGACCGCCGCCAAGGCCCTTGTGGCTGTGGGCAGAACGCCCAACACCGATGATCTTGGAGCGGAAAAAGCCGGATGCACGCTTAAATCGCGCGGATTCATCGCAGTTGATGAGCATCTGATGGCTGCCCCCAATGTTTACGCCATTGGCGACATCAACGGGCAAACCCTGCTGGCGCACGCTGCGGAGCATCAGGGCGCGTATGTGGCGCAGCGCATTGTTGGCGCGCAAAGCGGCCCTTACGCTTCCGGGCCGGTGCCTTCCTGCGTTTACGGCAGCCTGGAAATCATGCGTGTGGGCCTTACCGCCAGGCAGGCTTTGGCCCAGAGCGGCCCGGTGGCTGTTTCCAGGGCGCAACTCATGGGCAATGCCATTGCTCAGGCCGGGGGCGATGCGTCGGGCTTTATCAAGATTGTGTGGCAGAACGGCTGCATTGTGGGCATTGCGGCTCTGGGGCACGGGGTTTCGCACCTTGTCACAGCGGCGCAGTTGCTGCTCATAGGGCAATACCACGGCTCTGCGCTTGATGCCTTCATGTTTGCGCACCCGACACTAGACGAAGCGTTGCACGCTGCCCTGGAAGCGACACCAGAACCTTTTGCTGGCTGA
- a CDS encoding TOBE domain-containing protein — METSARNVFCGKVVAVNSGAVNDEVELSVEGGINIVASITKVSTKNLGLKPGASAMALIKASFVLLMNDAENYLLSTRNQFAGTVSKVTPGAVNAEVIVELPGGASIASIVTMGSIKNLGLEPGKKVTAIVKASQVILAVAK, encoded by the coding sequence ATGGAAACCAGCGCAAGAAACGTTTTTTGTGGTAAAGTTGTTGCCGTTAATTCTGGCGCAGTCAACGATGAAGTAGAATTGTCCGTTGAAGGCGGCATCAACATCGTTGCTTCCATTACCAAGGTGAGCACCAAGAATCTTGGTCTTAAGCCCGGCGCCAGCGCAATGGCTCTCATCAAGGCCAGCTTTGTGCTGCTGATGAACGATGCAGAAAACTACCTGCTCTCTACCCGCAACCAGTTTGCCGGTACTGTGAGCAAGGTCACCCCCGGCGCGGTCAATGCCGAGGTTATTGTTGAACTGCCCGGCGGCGCTTCCATCGCCTCCATTGTGACCATGGGCAGCATCAAGAACCTTGGCCTGGAACCCGGCAAAAAGGTTACCGCCATTGTTAAGGCCTCGCAGGTTATTCTTGCTGTAGCCAAATAG
- a CDS encoding nitroreductase family protein translates to MDVFEALFTRRSIRKFTAEPVSDEDLQLVLKAAMCAPSAHNKQPWHFVVVRDKALLASIAERHPYAKMAAEAPVVIVVCANPEEAKAPGYWQQDCTAALENMLIAARGLNLGTVWCGMYPFEDRVEPIRELLNVPAQINMLGLVVMGHPAQPFAEADRFNESKVHLNGW, encoded by the coding sequence ATGGATGTTTTTGAAGCGCTGTTTACCCGCCGCAGCATACGTAAATTCACGGCTGAGCCTGTGAGCGATGAAGACTTGCAGCTCGTACTCAAGGCCGCCATGTGCGCGCCCAGCGCACACAACAAGCAGCCCTGGCACTTTGTGGTTGTGCGCGACAAAGCCCTGCTGGCCTCCATTGCCGAGCGGCACCCCTATGCTAAGATGGCCGCTGAAGCGCCTGTGGTGATTGTGGTTTGCGCCAATCCGGAAGAAGCCAAAGCCCCCGGCTACTGGCAGCAGGATTGCACGGCCGCTCTGGAAAACATGCTCATTGCCGCGCGCGGCCTGAACCTTGGCACCGTGTGGTGCGGCATGTACCCCTTCGAAGACCGCGTTGAACCCATCCGCGAACTGCTCAATGTTCCGGCCCAGATCAACATGCTCGGTCTTGTGGTCATGGGGCACCCTGCGCAACCCTTTGCCGAGGCGGACAGATTCAACGAAAGCAAGGTTCACCTGAACGGCTGGTAA
- a CDS encoding glutamate synthase-related protein → MESVRTQDVSVNDLRWKIEYRPDLCTMCGSCVAACTFNAIEVGMMRRSITLSRKAFPDPTQEHSARPVIMQKASIPNACVGCGMCEKICPNAAIKPVRNQDNRFPVLARHHGPVKRGGRTNLNPPRTLDSIFVGRISQMTDPALDSERHTFDIRSPLGRVMLAKELPLRVDGDSLVLTERTPPVHWIYPAIFSDMSIGALSTRAWEAIALAAAYLNEHCGMPVRMCSGEGGMPIKLLESDQLKYMILQIASGHFGWNRIIKAMPRMKTDPAGVLIKIGQGAKPGDGGLLPAAKVAPHIQAIRGVPKATLHSPPNHQGLYSIEESVQKMHLSLNAAFGFRVPVAIKCAASATSVSVYNNLLRDPYKICGGFFIDGIQGGTGAANEVSLEHTGHPIVSKLRDCYMAAVAQGLQGQIPLWAGGGIGLTGNAAADAFKMICLGANGVIIGKILIQLLGCVGNEHGRCNACNTGKCPTGICTQDPRLVKRLDVDRGAQNIVDYMLAFDSELRKLLAPVGNSSLPVGRSDALVTTDKAVADKLDIQYAC, encoded by the coding sequence ATGGAATCAGTAAGAACTCAGGACGTAAGTGTTAACGACCTGCGCTGGAAGATAGAATACCGCCCCGATTTGTGCACCATGTGCGGCTCGTGCGTGGCGGCCTGTACTTTCAACGCCATTGAAGTGGGCATGATGCGCCGCAGCATCACGCTTTCGCGCAAGGCCTTTCCCGACCCGACGCAGGAACATTCCGCGCGCCCGGTCATCATGCAAAAGGCCAGCATCCCCAACGCCTGCGTGGGTTGCGGCATGTGCGAAAAAATCTGCCCCAACGCGGCCATCAAACCCGTGCGCAACCAGGATAATAGGTTCCCCGTGCTGGCGCGTCACCATGGCCCCGTCAAACGGGGCGGGCGCACCAACCTGAACCCGCCGCGCACGCTCGATTCCATCTTTGTGGGCCGCATCAGCCAGATGACCGACCCCGCGCTGGATTCCGAGCGTCATACCTTTGATATCCGCTCGCCCCTTGGCCGCGTCATGCTTGCCAAGGAACTGCCCCTGCGCGTTGACGGCGACAGCCTTGTGCTGACCGAGCGCACCCCCCCGGTGCACTGGATTTACCCCGCCATCTTCAGTGACATGAGCATCGGCGCGCTCTCCACCCGCGCGTGGGAAGCCATTGCCCTTGCCGCAGCCTATCTTAACGAACACTGCGGGATGCCTGTGCGCATGTGCTCGGGCGAGGGCGGCATGCCCATCAAGTTGCTGGAATCCGACCAGCTCAAGTACATGATCTTGCAGATCGCCTCCGGTCACTTTGGCTGGAACCGCATCATCAAGGCCATGCCCCGCATGAAAACAGACCCGGCGGGCGTGCTCATCAAAATTGGTCAGGGTGCAAAACCCGGCGACGGCGGCCTCTTGCCCGCAGCCAAGGTGGCTCCGCACATTCAGGCCATCCGTGGTGTACCCAAGGCGACCCTGCATTCGCCGCCGAACCATCAGGGCCTGTATTCCATTGAAGAATCCGTGCAGAAAATGCACCTTTCGCTCAATGCGGCCTTTGGCTTCCGCGTGCCGGTGGCCATCAAGTGCGCGGCATCTGCCACGTCTGTTTCCGTATACAACAACCTGCTGCGCGATCCCTACAAGATTTGCGGCGGGTTCTTCATCGACGGTATTCAGGGCGGCACCGGCGCTGCCAACGAGGTTTCGCTGGAGCATACCGGGCATCCCATTGTTTCCAAGCTGCGCGACTGCTACATGGCTGCCGTTGCCCAGGGTCTTCAGGGGCAGATTCCCCTGTGGGCTGGCGGCGGCATAGGCCTGACCGGCAACGCGGCTGCGGATGCCTTCAAGATGATCTGCCTTGGCGCCAACGGCGTTATCATTGGCAAGATCCTCATCCAGTTGCTGGGCTGCGTCGGCAATGAGCACGGCCGCTGCAATGCCTGTAATACCGGCAAATGTCCCACGGGCATATGCACCCAGGATCCCCGTCTGGTCAAAAGGCTGGATGTGGACAGGGGCGCGCAGAACATTGTGGACTACATGCTGGCCTTTGACTCCGAACTGCGCAAGCTGCTGGCCCCTGTGGGCAACAGTTCGCTGCCGGTTGGGCGCTCCGACGCCCTGGTTACCACGGACAAGGCTGTGGCCGACAAGCTGGATATCCAGTACGCCTGTTAG
- the gdhA gene encoding NADP-specific glutamate dehydrogenase, giving the protein MPYVERVLNNLKETYPHEPVFLQAVQEVLQSLQPILDKQTEYAKMKILERIVEPERCVSFRVQWMDDAGQVQVNRGYRVQYNSALGPFKGGLRFHPSVNQGVLKFLGFEQIFKNSLSGLAIGGAKGGSDFNPKGKSKTEIMRFCQAFMTELWTHIGATVDVPAGDIGVGSQEISFLFGQYKRLTRRYEGVLTGKNLLFGGSLARPEATGYGAVYFAQAMLDARGQSLEGKVCTVSGAGNVAIHCCQKLIQVGAKPVTVSDSRGMIYDPEGIRLDVLKQVKEIERGPLTRYAELVSSAKYAPVASYPAGRNAVWNVPCFAAFPCATQNELNLADAETLLANGCGCVAEGANMPSTLDAVHAFISSGIAYGPAKAANAGGVSVSQLEMAQNASMQRWTFEAVDNQLKHIMYDIHQRAAATAAEFGHKGNLVVGANIAGFRKVADAMIALGV; this is encoded by the coding sequence ATGCCTTATGTTGAGCGAGTGTTAAATAACCTTAAAGAAACCTATCCCCATGAACCTGTTTTTTTGCAGGCAGTGCAAGAGGTGTTGCAAAGTCTGCAACCCATCTTGGACAAGCAAACTGAATACGCAAAAATGAAAATCCTTGAGCGGATTGTGGAGCCGGAACGTTGCGTCTCCTTCCGCGTGCAATGGATGGACGATGCAGGGCAGGTTCAGGTCAACCGGGGTTATCGGGTTCAGTACAACTCGGCTCTCGGCCCGTTCAAGGGCGGCCTGCGCTTTCACCCCAGCGTGAATCAGGGCGTGCTGAAATTTCTTGGTTTTGAGCAGATTTTCAAAAATTCGCTCTCGGGCCTTGCCATCGGCGGCGCCAAGGGCGGCTCTGATTTCAACCCCAAGGGTAAATCCAAGACGGAGATCATGCGCTTCTGCCAGGCATTCATGACGGAACTCTGGACGCATATTGGCGCAACCGTTGACGTGCCTGCTGGCGATATTGGCGTGGGAAGTCAGGAAATCAGCTTTCTTTTTGGGCAGTACAAGCGCCTGACCCGGCGCTACGAAGGCGTACTCACCGGCAAAAACCTGCTCTTTGGCGGTTCGCTGGCGCGGCCTGAAGCCACCGGCTATGGCGCTGTGTATTTTGCCCAGGCCATGCTCGATGCGCGCGGCCAAAGCCTTGAAGGTAAGGTCTGCACGGTTTCCGGCGCGGGCAACGTAGCTATCCATTGCTGCCAGAAGCTTATTCAGGTGGGCGCAAAGCCCGTGACCGTTTCCGACTCGCGCGGCATGATCTATGACCCTGAGGGCATCAGGCTGGACGTGCTCAAGCAGGTGAAAGAAATTGAACGCGGCCCCCTCACCCGCTATGCGGAGCTGGTTTCTTCCGCCAAGTACGCACCTGTGGCGTCCTATCCCGCCGGGCGCAATGCCGTGTGGAACGTGCCCTGCTTTGCGGCTTTTCCCTGCGCGACGCAGAACGAACTGAACCTCGCGGACGCGGAAACCCTGCTTGCCAACGGCTGCGGTTGCGTGGCGGAAGGTGCAAACATGCCCTCTACGCTTGACGCGGTGCATGCCTTTATTTCTTCCGGCATCGCCTACGGCCCCGCCAAGGCAGCCAACGCTGGCGGCGTGTCTGTCAGCCAGCTTGAAATGGCGCAGAATGCCAGCATGCAGCGCTGGACGTTTGAAGCGGTGGACAACCAGCTCAAGCACATCATGTATGACATTCACCAGCGTGCCGCAGCCACTGCCGCAGAATTCGGCCACAAGGGCAACCTTGTGGTGGGCGCTAACATTGCGGGCTTCCGCAAGGTTGCTGACGCCATGATCGCCTTGGGCGTGTAA
- the brnQ gene encoding branched-chain amino acid transport system II carrier protein: MNKKLVRDSFVVGAALFAMFFGAGNVVFPPYIGLTAGTQWFTGFLCYYAADVGLALLTIYALLASSCIDRKEGLFHRLGGTPAMLMMLAIILCIGPLLAIPRTGATAFAISFAPLGYSSKGFSLAKVLYSAAFFGISTLLAYRESNMVDAIARYLSPIKIGGFFLIVCAAVVWPLGEINPNVRDARVAWNSILAGYQTLDVMASLVFGYIIVNALKGKGYTSGSQKALSVGLSSLVAGVLLFIIYGGLCYLGATGSGLYPADTEKGALVSGLVGGLFGRASNVLLAVIMTVSCMATAVGLIGTTGTFISQFSKGRFSYRAVAVTTGLFSMVISNVGLDSIISLAAPVLIFLYPGTLAVIVLSLFDKFIKNDNIFRFATVGALLSSGLSVLEDFGLPIKLTALLPFESVGLGWILPSLIFGIAGFFVRQERGRA; the protein is encoded by the coding sequence ATGAACAAAAAACTCGTGCGCGATTCCTTTGTGGTTGGGGCGGCCTTGTTCGCCATGTTTTTTGGCGCGGGAAACGTTGTGTTTCCCCCTTACATCGGCCTGACGGCAGGAACGCAGTGGTTCACGGGTTTTTTGTGCTATTACGCGGCAGATGTGGGCCTTGCCCTGTTGACCATATACGCCTTGCTGGCTTCTTCTTGCATTGACAGAAAGGAAGGGCTTTTCCACAGGCTTGGCGGAACTCCTGCCATGCTCATGATGCTGGCAATCATTCTGTGTATTGGGCCGTTGCTGGCTATTCCACGTACCGGGGCCACCGCCTTTGCCATTTCTTTTGCGCCGCTTGGCTACTCTTCCAAGGGGTTCAGCCTTGCAAAAGTGCTTTATTCTGCTGCTTTTTTTGGTATTTCGACCTTGCTGGCATACCGCGAATCCAATATGGTTGACGCCATCGCCCGTTACCTTTCGCCCATCAAGATCGGCGGTTTTTTCCTGATTGTGTGCGCCGCCGTTGTGTGGCCGCTGGGAGAAATCAATCCCAACGTGCGCGATGCGAGGGTCGCCTGGAACAGCATCCTCGCCGGATACCAGACGCTTGATGTCATGGCCTCGCTGGTGTTCGGATATATCATTGTGAATGCGCTTAAGGGCAAGGGCTATACATCCGGCAGCCAGAAGGCGCTCTCTGTTGGCTTGTCGAGCCTTGTGGCAGGCGTGCTGCTGTTCATAATCTATGGCGGGCTGTGCTACCTTGGCGCGACAGGCTCCGGCCTGTATCCTGCTGATACGGAAAAAGGCGCGCTGGTATCCGGCCTTGTGGGCGGGCTTTTTGGCCGTGCCAGCAATGTGCTGCTGGCTGTGATCATGACTGTTTCGTGCATGGCAACGGCTGTGGGGCTGATCGGCACCACGGGCACCTTTATTTCGCAGTTCAGCAAGGGGCGCTTCAGTTACCGGGCTGTGGCCGTTACCACCGGCTTGTTCAGCATGGTGATCTCCAACGTGGGGCTCGACAGCATCATTTCCCTTGCGGCCCCGGTACTGATTTTTCTGTACCCCGGCACTCTTGCTGTTATCGTGCTTTCACTGTTTGACAAGTTCATCAAGAATGACAACATCTTCCGTTTTGCCACCGTAGGCGCTTTGCTGAGCAGCGGCCTGAGCGTGCTTGAAGATTTTGGGCTGCCCATCAAACTGACAGCCTTGCTGCCTTTTGAATCGGTGGGGCTTGGCTGGATATTGCCCTCCCTGATTTTTGGCATTGCGGGCTTTTTTGTGCGTCAGGAGAGGGGCAGGGCGTAG
- a CDS encoding bacteriohemerythrin, with protein sequence MSIFLNTPVQVTLYVVTFISLIMVSTGFALMAKERSDAALRKAALLDRLTGCWNRVRIEEILQQEMARMHRYGHPVTLLMLDLDNFKRINDQFGHLAGDEVLRGFGRLLRTDIRATDVPGRWGGEEFVVVLPSSTFFDAVTLAEHIRHHLEKLHFSFDARVTVSIGVAACRATDTVDEWMQRADLALYRAKLAGRNQVRLEDLDGSISNFICSPSSALRLQWSETYECGHEEIDQQHRNLFATVNNLLQLDSSGADKKAIGTAVESLLADTVEHFQFEEHILNQIEYPDAPAHIQAHQRLLDRANILLAQFQRDGADLAALLHFMIYELTAQHIMIDDRCFGKIDTAPHGAPAPSHSADHG encoded by the coding sequence ATGAGCATTTTTCTGAACACACCGGTTCAGGTAACACTCTATGTTGTCACCTTTATTTCCTTGATCATGGTATCAACTGGCTTTGCGCTCATGGCAAAGGAGCGTTCGGATGCGGCCTTGCGCAAGGCTGCCCTGCTGGACAGACTGACAGGCTGCTGGAACCGTGTACGCATTGAAGAAATATTGCAGCAGGAAATGGCGCGCATGCACCGCTATGGGCATCCGGTTACGTTGTTGATGCTGGATCTGGACAACTTCAAGCGCATCAATGACCAGTTCGGGCACCTTGCTGGCGATGAAGTGCTGCGAGGTTTTGGCAGATTGCTGCGCACAGACATACGCGCAACTGATGTGCCTGGACGGTGGGGCGGAGAAGAATTTGTTGTGGTTTTACCTTCATCAACTTTTTTTGACGCCGTAACCCTGGCGGAGCACATCCGCCATCACCTTGAAAAACTACATTTTTCTTTTGATGCAAGGGTTACAGTAAGTATTGGCGTGGCTGCCTGCCGGGCAACCGACACTGTGGACGAATGGATGCAACGCGCAGATCTGGCCCTGTACAGAGCTAAACTTGCCGGGCGCAATCAGGTCAGGCTGGAGGATCTGGACGGCAGCATCAGCAATTTTATTTGCAGCCCTTCAAGCGCATTGCGCCTTCAGTGGAGCGAAACTTACGAATGCGGGCATGAGGAGATTGATCAGCAGCACCGCAATCTGTTTGCGACAGTCAACAACCTGCTGCAACTGGATAGCTCCGGCGCTGACAAAAAAGCAATCGGCACTGCTGTTGAAAGCCTGCTGGCAGACACTGTAGAGCATTTTCAGTTTGAGGAGCACATCCTGAATCAGATCGAATACCCGGATGCACCCGCGCACATACAGGCCCACCAGCGCCTGCTGGACAGAGCCAACATTCTGCTGGCGCAGTTCCAGCGCGATGGCGCAGACCTCGCGGCCTTGCTGCACTTTATGATTTACGAGCTGACAGCCCAGCACATCATGATTGACGACAGATGCTTTGGCAAAATCGACACAGCACCCCATGGAGCGCCGGCTCCGTCGCATTCTGCCGATCATGGCTAA
- a CDS encoding GNAT family N-acetyltransferase produces MDSQPLRSGAGCAPHIVVDDAQPDDMAAVQGIYAWHVLHGLATFEELPPAAEEMERRRQAVLALGLPYLVARQDNTVVGYCYAGLYGTRSAFRFCLEDSIYVAQQAMGQGLGHALLQALIARCERGPWRQMVAVIGHSGNAGSIALHAAHGFRHKGVLQSAGYKLGQWVDVVLMQRPLGLGDTAKAL; encoded by the coding sequence ATGGATTCACAACCTTTGCGCTCCGGCGCGGGCTGTGCGCCGCACATTGTTGTGGATGACGCGCAACCGGATGATATGGCGGCAGTGCAGGGCATTTACGCCTGGCATGTGCTGCACGGGCTGGCAACATTTGAAGAACTGCCACCCGCTGCGGAAGAAATGGAGCGCCGCCGTCAGGCCGTGCTTGCTCTTGGTTTGCCCTATCTGGTGGCCCGGCAGGACAATACTGTTGTGGGCTATTGTTACGCCGGGCTGTACGGCACGCGGTCTGCTTTCAGATTCTGTCTGGAAGATTCCATCTATGTTGCCCAACAGGCAATGGGGCAAGGGCTTGGGCATGCGCTGCTGCAAGCGCTCATTGCGCGGTGCGAGCGCGGTCCCTGGCGGCAGATGGTGGCTGTTATCGGCCACAGCGGCAACGCTGGTTCCATTGCCCTGCATGCGGCGCATGGCTTCAGGCACAAGGGAGTGCTCCAGTCTGCGGGCTACAAGCTCGGCCAATGGGTAGATGTTGTGCTGATGCAGCGGCCACTGGGGCTTGGAGACACCGCCAAGGCTCTGTAA
- a CDS encoding FAD-dependent oxidoreductase gives MLRVSTVDEHKRMSTQDLLLAIEAAVEKGETDFYIEASGQHDIGGPLWNKEGKKLTFKVSNPGQRVGSMCLPNTEILVEGSASADVGWLNAGGRIVVRGDAGDTAAHCAAAGTVYIGGRAGTRSGSLMKHDPLYEAPELWVLKSVGSFSFEFMGGGKAVVCGHDSQGIASVMGERSCVGMVGGAVYFRGPVGQLPKDVRLNPLDDEDIAWLDAGLDDFLMAIDQPSLRSELCDWSQWQKITPLPFEERGQKEVLSLGQFRSKEWIPSGIFSDVAPDDFMVNGLVARGDYRLRVPMWQNAEYAAPCEFNCPASIPTQRRLNLLREGNVEEAYRMVLDYTPFPGSVCGSVCPNPCMQSCTRTDLDSPVQIGKLGSCSADITVDKPKKRTGKHIGVIGGGVGGLTAAWQLARLGHDVTVYEADSVMGGKLEQVIPRARLNHDLLRKELKRIEDMGVAFVNNCPVDAKKFEELRKKHSALVVATGGHVPRIFPWPGHEKIVAGIDFLKAINKGEKPAVPDSVIVIGCGNAGMDAAVGAYAMGAKQVTCIDVQKPAAFAHEIEHVEGLGGKLVWPVQTKEVTDNGIISQEGTLIPGKMVIITIGESPDLSFLPEGLEKFREWIVPKPDLSIMDGVFAVGDVIKPGLLVHAIGTGRDAAFAADAFVRGETYTPEKKKLVPSTRLHTAYFAKCHDRELPTPQDEFSRCVSCGTCRDCKMCLKSCPEKAIDRKETAGGGFEYVSDPTRCIGCGICSGICPCGIWTMYPNWDMS, from the coding sequence ATGCTGCGCGTTAGCACGGTAGACGAACACAAGCGCATGTCCACCCAGGATTTGCTGCTGGCCATTGAGGCGGCGGTAGAGAAGGGTGAGACTGACTTTTATATTGAGGCCTCGGGCCAGCACGACATCGGCGGCCCCCTGTGGAACAAGGAAGGAAAAAAGCTGACCTTCAAGGTCAGCAACCCCGGTCAGCGGGTAGGCTCCATGTGCCTGCCCAACACCGAGATTCTGGTTGAAGGCTCCGCTTCGGCGGACGTAGGCTGGTTGAACGCGGGCGGGCGTATTGTGGTGCGCGGCGACGCGGGCGACACTGCGGCCCACTGCGCGGCAGCCGGTACTGTTTACATTGGTGGCCGCGCGGGTACCCGTTCTGGCTCACTCATGAAGCACGACCCCCTGTATGAAGCCCCGGAACTCTGGGTGCTCAAGAGCGTGGGCAGCTTCTCTTTTGAATTCATGGGCGGCGGCAAGGCCGTTGTGTGCGGCCATGACAGCCAGGGCATTGCCTCGGTTATGGGCGAACGCTCCTGCGTCGGCATGGTTGGCGGTGCTGTTTACTTCCGTGGGCCTGTTGGACAGCTGCCCAAGGACGTGCGCCTCAACCCCCTGGACGATGAAGACATCGCCTGGCTTGATGCTGGTCTTGACGATTTTCTGATGGCCATTGACCAGCCCAGCCTGCGCAGCGAACTGTGCGACTGGAGCCAGTGGCAGAAGATCACGCCGCTGCCGTTTGAGGAGCGCGGTCAGAAGGAAGTCTTGAGCCTTGGGCAGTTCCGCAGCAAGGAATGGATACCCAGCGGCATTTTCAGCGACGTGGCCCCCGATGACTTTATGGTCAACGGGCTGGTGGCGCGCGGTGATTACCGCCTGCGTGTGCCCATGTGGCAAAACGCCGAGTATGCCGCCCCTTGCGAATTCAACTGCCCGGCGTCCATCCCCACCCAGCGCAGACTTAACCTTCTGCGTGAAGGTAATGTGGAAGAAGCCTACCGCATGGTGCTGGATTACACGCCGTTCCCCGGTTCCGTCTGCGGCAGCGTGTGCCCCAACCCCTGCATGCAGAGCTGCACGCGCACTGATCTGGACAGCCCCGTGCAGATCGGAAAGCTCGGTTCCTGTTCTGCTGATATCACGGTTGATAAGCCCAAAAAACGCACCGGCAAACACATTGGCGTGATCGGCGGCGGTGTTGGCGGCCTCACGGCTGCCTGGCAGCTCGCCCGTCTGGGACACGACGTCACCGTGTACGAAGCCGACTCCGTCATGGGCGGCAAGCTTGAGCAGGTGATTCCCCGTGCACGTCTGAACCATGACCTGCTGCGCAAGGAACTCAAGCGTATTGAGGACATGGGTGTGGCCTTTGTGAACAATTGCCCTGTTGACGCCAAAAAGTTCGAGGAACTGCGCAAAAAGCACTCTGCTCTGGTGGTCGCCACCGGCGGGCATGTGCCGCGCATCTTCCCCTGGCCCGGTCACGAAAAGATCGTGGCTGGCATCGACTTTCTGAAAGCCATCAACAAGGGCGAAAAGCCCGCCGTGCCCGACAGCGTGATTGTTATCGGTTGCGGCAACGCTGGTATGGACGCCGCTGTGGGCGCATACGCCATGGGCGCCAAACAGGTGACCTGCATCGACGTGCAGAAGCCCGCCGCCTTTGCTCACGAAATTGAGCATGTCGAAGGGCTGGGCGGCAAGCTTGTGTGGCCCGTGCAGACCAAGGAAGTCACTGATAACGGCATCATCAGCCAGGAAGGAACGCTCATTCCCGGCAAGATGGTCATTATCACCATTGGCGAATCGCCCGACCTCTCCTTCCTGCCGGAAGGTTTGGAAAAGTTCCGCGAATGGATCGTGCCCAAGCCCGACCTCAGCATCATGGATGGCGTTTTTGCAGTGGGCGACGTTATCAAGCCCGGCCTGCTGGTGCATGCCATCGGCACGGGCCGCGATGCCGCCTTTGCCGCAGATGCCTTTGTGCGCGGCGAAACTTACACGCCGGAAAAGAAAAAGCTCGTGCCTTCCACGCGTCTGCATACGGCCTATTTTGCCAAGTGTCATGACCGTGAGCTGCCCACGCCGCAGGATGAATTCTCCCGTTGCGTGAGCTGCGGCACCTGCCGCGACTGCAAAATGTGCCTTAAATCCTGCCCGGAAAAGGCCATTGACCGCAAGGAAACCGCTGGCGGTGGATTTGAATACGTTTCTGATCCTACCCGTTGCATCGGTTGCGGCATCTGCTCCGGCATCTGCCCCTGCGGCATCTGGACCATGTATCCCAACTGGGACATGAGCTAG